From a region of the Candidatus Zymogenaceae bacterium genome:
- a CDS encoding TetR/AcrR family transcriptional regulator, whose product MQDVIAKRIETEKQERIEQILKAARTLFVQKGYLGATMRDIALEAELSTGAIYVYFSGKDEIYAKVCEEAFLVVIGLIKKAAETPGTPKDRLRAICREYYSFYTDYTEYFEMLTFHDLGFTRRGQSEELSDRLKELTAQAISIIHDVVAEAIESGEFSDTFDSLKASFNLWAGLEGILLLDMMGYLRARGFEFDLDELVLNQLEILLLGISVFEDKK is encoded by the coding sequence ATGCAAGACGTTATTGCGAAACGCATAGAAACAGAAAAACAGGAACGCATCGAACAAATACTGAAAGCCGCGCGCACCCTCTTTGTGCAAAAGGGATATCTCGGCGCGACCATGCGGGATATCGCCCTGGAGGCGGAGCTCTCCACCGGCGCCATATACGTCTATTTTTCGGGGAAAGACGAAATATACGCAAAAGTATGCGAGGAGGCTTTTCTCGTCGTTATCGGATTGATTAAAAAGGCCGCGGAGACACCGGGGACGCCCAAAGATCGCCTGAGGGCCATCTGCAGGGAATACTATTCATTCTATACCGACTACACCGAGTATTTCGAGATGCTGACGTTCCACGATCTCGGTTTTACCCGTCGGGGACAATCGGAAGAGCTGTCCGATCGTCTCAAGGAATTAACCGCCCAGGCCATTTCGATCATTCATGATGTGGTCGCCGAGGCGATCGAGTCGGGGGAATTCTCGGATACGTTCGACAGCCTCAAGGCGAGCTTCAACCTCTGGGCGGGCCTTGAAGGAATCCTGCTTTTGGACATGATGGGATATCTTCGCGCCAGGGGGTTTGAATTTGATCTCGACGAGCTGGTTTTAAACCAACTGGAGATATTGCTGTTGGGGATTTCGGTCTTTGAAGATAAGAAGTAG
- a CDS encoding APC family permease — translation MTQLRRAVGLRTVISTGAGMALATVTYVSFIELASYLTGHSAWIAILTAGVMAVMAGSCFCELNSMYPTSAGIKIYIEKAFGEKTAIIIAGVYVMGQLSIVGAEVYILSQALSQGVTFVHPVIWAVAFGAVLWFLNYRGIRIAGTTQDIIAYTMFIGLILISIYGLSSTGFHIENPIQVGSLDGFIQAVAIGISCFIAFEWVVTISEEVTDVKLVPKGMMIALGILAIVYALFSTAMTAVLPAETLAWVLDPEGLPIPHVLYGETLLGGFGLYFMIGMALLASLTSLNAGILTSSRFIYAMARDWSLPRFIARLHPKHATPWVAMVVVTVYCVLVTVYGFATHFILSMILIIAATECMIYMVMAMSVIRLRFKNRDAERDFKIKGGITIPVIVILIYGIVAGFILFGPMQPEDVVDQRIALGFIVGVLIINAGYVFFLLPKIRAKYERLAAQRAPRRRRRPGPEESDEKKAVD, via the coding sequence ATGACTCAACTCAGGCGGGCTGTGGGACTACGCACGGTGATATCCACCGGCGCGGGCATGGCCCTGGCGACGGTCACCTACGTATCGTTTATCGAGCTTGCAAGCTACCTGACCGGACATTCGGCATGGATAGCAATTCTCACCGCCGGCGTCATGGCGGTCATGGCCGGCTCTTGTTTTTGTGAACTCAACTCCATGTATCCCACCTCGGCGGGCATCAAGATATACATCGAAAAGGCCTTCGGGGAGAAAACGGCGATCATCATCGCCGGTGTCTATGTAATGGGACAGCTCTCCATCGTGGGCGCCGAGGTATATATACTCTCCCAGGCCCTGTCCCAGGGCGTCACCTTCGTGCATCCGGTCATCTGGGCCGTCGCCTTCGGTGCGGTGCTCTGGTTTCTCAACTACCGGGGGATCCGCATCGCCGGGACAACCCAGGATATCATCGCCTACACCATGTTTATCGGCCTGATCCTCATTTCCATATATGGGCTTTCATCAACCGGTTTTCATATAGAGAATCCCATCCAAGTGGGGAGCCTCGATGGCTTTATCCAGGCGGTGGCCATCGGCATCTCGTGCTTTATCGCGTTTGAATGGGTCGTGACCATATCAGAAGAGGTCACCGACGTGAAGCTGGTGCCCAAAGGAATGATGATCGCCCTGGGGATCCTCGCCATCGTCTACGCCCTGTTTTCGACGGCGATGACGGCCGTGCTTCCTGCCGAGACCCTGGCCTGGGTCCTCGATCCGGAGGGACTTCCCATTCCCCATGTCCTATACGGCGAGACCCTGCTGGGGGGCTTCGGCCTCTACTTCATGATCGGTATGGCGCTTCTGGCGTCGCTGACGTCTCTCAACGCCGGGATCCTCACGTCATCCCGTTTCATCTATGCCATGGCCCGGGACTGGTCGCTGCCGAGGTTCATCGCCAGGCTCCACCCGAAACACGCGACTCCCTGGGTGGCGATGGTGGTGGTGACGGTGTATTGTGTCCTGGTGACCGTGTACGGATTTGCGACCCATTTCATTCTTTCCATGATACTGATCATTGCCGCAACGGAGTGCATGATCTACATGGTCATGGCGATGTCCGTCATTCGGCTTCGGTTTAAGAATCGGGACGCCGAGCGGGATTTCAAGATAAAGGGAGGAATTACAATACCGGTCATTGTTATTCTGATATATGGGATCGTCGCGGGATTCATCCTCTTCGGCCCCATGCAGCCCGAAGACGTCGTTGATCAGCGCATCGCTCTCGGCTTCATCGTGGGCGTTCTCATCATCAATGCGGGATATGTCTTTTTCCTGCTTCCGAAGATCAGGGCCAAATACGAGCGGCTTGCGGCCCAGAGGGCGCCCCGGCGCAGACGACGTCCAGGCCCTGAGGAGAGCGATGAAAAAAAGGCGGTGGATTAG
- a CDS encoding transketolase, whose product MALSESELKALTEKAHQLRKDVIQTVAWSGGGHAGGALSQLDLLVALYYKYLNIDPSNPEKADRDRLVLSKGHGGVGYAPVLADKGYFKKELLQTFNHTGSSFGMHLDKNKVPGVDASTGSLGHGLSIAVGLALGAKFSGKKWLTYCIMGDGEQHEGSIWEAAMSAAHYKLDNLIGIIDNNKLCIDGPLNEIMNVSPLDKKWEAFGWKVRIIDGHNFNDICDAIEEAQAFSGGPFIIIAQTVKGKGVDYMEGAKEWHYGGLDGEMTRKALESIDRMYAGK is encoded by the coding sequence ATGGCCCTGTCAGAAAGTGAATTGAAGGCTCTGACCGAAAAGGCCCACCAGCTCAGGAAAGACGTCATCCAGACGGTGGCCTGGTCAGGCGGCGGTCACGCCGGCGGAGCACTGTCACAGCTTGACCTGTTGGTAGCGCTCTATTACAAATATCTCAATATCGATCCAAGCAACCCGGAAAAGGCGGATCGGGATAGACTCGTCCTCTCAAAGGGGCACGGCGGTGTGGGATATGCTCCGGTCCTGGCGGACAAGGGATATTTCAAAAAAGAACTGCTCCAGACGTTCAATCACACAGGCTCCAGCTTCGGCATGCACCTGGATAAAAACAAGGTGCCCGGAGTGGATGCGTCAACAGGCTCATTGGGACACGGTCTCTCCATCGCCGTCGGCCTGGCCCTTGGTGCGAAGTTTTCCGGGAAAAAATGGCTGACCTACTGTATTATGGGAGACGGGGAACAGCACGAGGGATCGATCTGGGAGGCTGCAATGTCCGCCGCCCATTACAAGCTCGATAATCTCATCGGGATAATCGATAACAACAAACTGTGTATCGACGGTCCATTGAACGAGATCATGAACGTCAGCCCCCTGGACAAGAAGTGGGAGGCGTTCGGCTGGAAGGTCAGAATTATCGACGGACATAACTTCAATGATATCTGCGATGCCATTGAAGAGGCCCAGGCATTCTCGGGCGGTCCGTTTATCATCATCGCCCAGACCGTAAAGGGCAAGGGCGTTGATTACATGGAAGGCGCCAAAGAATGGCATTACGGCGGGCTTGACGGTGAAATGACCAGAAAGGCCCTGGAATCCATCGACCGCATGTATGCGGGTAAATAA
- a CDS encoding aspartate aminotransferase family protein, with protein sequence MAKTLSKADAESVKKQVLADFSEYVNPQKARVLTNSGLDIIEGRREGATVWDITGTKYIDCITSAGSFNVGRRNPEIIQVLKDALDEYDLGVFLMCSKPKADLAKKFAEITPGDLQYTMYGCGGGEANDFAIKLARGFTMKSEIISTIKAYHGHTGFSLAAIGREEYKKPFYPMVPGYVQVPFNDVAAMEEAITEDTAAIMLELVQGEGGIYPATAEYVEGVRKLCDDNEVLFIADEIQTGFGRTGKMFCVDHFGVTPDIMTVAKSLGGALYPISATIYREELGDFVMTHPFTHLSTFGGSDLGCIVGLAVIDWLIENKIPEHAAKMGERFQKGFDDLLTRYPELFLEVRRKGLMMGLQYTNDSIGPRMSYQLAQNGVMAIYTGNEPSVMRLMPSLVITPEEVDFVLEALDTSMAGIMKQGGIEKY encoded by the coding sequence ATGGCAAAAACACTCAGTAAGGCGGATGCGGAGAGCGTAAAAAAACAGGTGTTGGCTGATTTTTCGGAGTACGTCAATCCGCAGAAGGCGAGAGTTCTCACGAATTCGGGATTGGATATCATCGAGGGGAGGCGGGAAGGGGCGACAGTATGGGATATCACCGGCACGAAATATATCGACTGTATTACTTCGGCCGGATCTTTCAACGTCGGCAGGAGAAATCCGGAGATCATACAGGTCCTCAAGGACGCCCTCGATGAATACGATCTGGGCGTTTTTTTAATGTGCAGCAAGCCGAAGGCCGACCTGGCCAAGAAGTTCGCCGAGATCACGCCGGGAGACCTCCAGTACACCATGTACGGATGCGGGGGGGGCGAGGCAAACGACTTCGCCATCAAGCTGGCCCGGGGCTTCACCATGAAGTCTGAAATCATCTCCACCATCAAGGCGTATCACGGACACACCGGTTTTTCTCTGGCGGCCATCGGCAGGGAGGAATACAAGAAGCCGTTCTATCCAATGGTGCCCGGCTATGTCCAGGTTCCGTTCAACGATGTGGCGGCCATGGAGGAGGCGATTACGGAGGACACGGCGGCGATCATGCTGGAGCTGGTACAGGGAGAGGGCGGCATTTACCCCGCCACCGCCGAGTACGTGGAAGGGGTCAGGAAGCTGTGCGACGACAACGAGGTGCTGTTTATCGCCGATGAAATCCAGACCGGGTTCGGCCGCACAGGCAAGATGTTCTGCGTCGACCATTTCGGCGTCACCCCCGACATCATGACCGTCGCAAAATCCCTTGGCGGCGCCCTGTACCCGATCTCCGCCACCATCTATCGCGAGGAGCTGGGCGATTTCGTGATGACCCATCCATTCACCCACCTCTCGACCTTCGGCGGGTCCGACCTTGGATGCATCGTGGGATTGGCGGTGATCGACTGGCTGATCGAAAACAAGATTCCGGAGCATGCGGCGAAAATGGGCGAGCGGTTTCAAAAGGGTTTTGACGATCTCTTGACCCGCTACCCGGAGCTTTTCCTGGAGGTGCGGAGAAAGGGCCTGATGATGGGGCTTCAGTACACCAACGACAGCATCGGTCCGCGGATGAGCTATCAGCTTGCGCAAAACGGCGTCATGGCCATCTATACCGGCAACGAGCCGTCCGTCATGCGCCTGATGCCGTCTTTGGTCATCACACCCGAGGAGGTGGATTTCGTGCTCGAGGCCCTCGATACATCGATGGCCGGGATTATGAAGCAAGGCGGTATTGAGAAGTATTGA
- a CDS encoding transketolase family protein yields MAEGSVTWSLQDADHMTAAEIYGETLVHLGEEREDIVALTADLAKSTKIGKFETRFPDRFINVGIAEQNLFGIGAGLALAGFTPFISTFAVFASLRAGEQVRTDICYQNLNCKIIATHSGVSFGQAGTTHHCTEDLSVMRSFANMTVIVPADGIETSKAVEACVDWKGPVYIRIGRGFEPWVHKDANYAFEIGKGIEMHPGSDITVIACGTSVYAAVDAAEVLEKEDGLSVRVIDMHTIKPIDRDIIMKAVEETRRIVTFEDHNIIGGLGSAVSEVIVESGKGCAFKRVGIPDEYSIVGYPEDLYNHFKLDTDGVIETVREVMGKEFEEDEDWEDEI; encoded by the coding sequence ATGGCGGAAGGAAGTGTTACGTGGAGTCTGCAGGACGCCGATCATATGACGGCGGCTGAGATATATGGTGAAACACTGGTACATCTGGGCGAAGAGCGTGAGGATATCGTCGCCCTGACGGCGGACCTGGCCAAGTCCACCAAGATAGGAAAATTCGAGACACGATTCCCGGATCGATTCATAAACGTCGGCATCGCGGAGCAGAACCTGTTCGGCATCGGCGCGGGATTGGCGCTGGCCGGATTTACCCCCTTCATCTCGACCTTTGCGGTGTTCGCATCCCTGAGGGCCGGTGAGCAGGTCAGAACCGATATCTGCTACCAGAACCTCAACTGCAAGATCATCGCCACCCATTCCGGCGTATCGTTCGGCCAGGCGGGAACGACCCACCATTGTACCGAGGATTTGTCCGTGATGCGCTCGTTCGCGAATATGACGGTGATCGTCCCCGCCGACGGCATTGAGACCTCAAAGGCGGTGGAGGCGTGTGTGGACTGGAAGGGTCCGGTGTACATCAGGATCGGGCGGGGATTCGAGCCCTGGGTGCACAAGGATGCCAATTACGCCTTCGAGATCGGTAAGGGCATAGAGATGCATCCCGGCAGCGACATCACCGTCATCGCCTGCGGCACGTCGGTATACGCGGCCGTGGACGCCGCGGAAGTGCTGGAGAAAGAGGACGGGTTGTCGGTACGGGTCATCGATATGCACACCATCAAGCCCATCGACCGGGATATCATCATGAAGGCCGTGGAGGAGACCCGCCGTATCGTGACCTTCGAGGATCACAACATCATCGGCGGCCTCGGCAGCGCCGTCAGCGAGGTCATCGTCGAGTCCGGTAAGGGCTGCGCATTCAAGAGGGTGGGCATACCGGACGAGTACTCCATCGTCGGCTATCCGGAAGACCTCTACAATCATTTCAAGCTCGATACCGACGGCGTCATCGAGACGGTCCGTGAGGTTATGGGCAAGGAGTTCGAGGAAGACGAGGACTGGGAAGACGAGATATAA
- a CDS encoding aspartate aminotransferase family protein, producing MSIIDEILSQTDAEQIRKETEHNYREYVNPFALRMFKNASLDIIEGKREGASVWDISGEKYIDCVTGAGIFNVGRHNPDVVDALKKALDTYDMGGWISIVRERGLLAKKLAEITPGDLKYSLFCCGGGEAIEVAIKLARGHTDRPEVICMDNGYHGVTGFALPATGREVYRKPFAPLAPGYKHVPINDIKAVKEAVTEESAAIMLEPIQGEGGIVPADDDYLRELRAICDENEMLLIFDEVQTGFGRTGKMFCAEHSGVTPDIMVFAKSLSGGLYPISCAIFTEEISDFLMAHPFIIINSFGGTSLACLVALAAIEYIEENDLPGHAEKMGARFMKGLSKLKEKYPELVLDVRGKGLMLGMEFPEDSIGPRMAYQLRQNGVISIYTFNNPRIIRIMPTLVITPDEVDFVMKAFDASLKEIQAQEDKLKK from the coding sequence ATGTCCATCATAGATGAAATCCTTTCTCAAACGGATGCGGAACAAATACGGAAAGAAACCGAGCATAATTACAGGGAGTACGTCAACCCCTTCGCGCTGAGGATGTTCAAGAACGCCAGTCTCGACATCATCGAGGGAAAGAGGGAGGGCGCCAGCGTCTGGGATATCTCCGGAGAAAAATACATCGACTGCGTCACCGGCGCGGGAATATTCAATGTGGGCCGTCACAACCCGGATGTGGTCGACGCGCTGAAGAAGGCCCTGGATACCTACGACATGGGCGGGTGGATATCCATCGTCAGGGAGCGGGGCCTGTTGGCGAAGAAGCTGGCGGAGATCACACCGGGCGATCTGAAGTATTCCCTCTTTTGCTGTGGCGGCGGGGAGGCCATCGAGGTGGCCATCAAGCTGGCCCGGGGGCACACCGATCGACCGGAAGTCATCTGCATGGATAACGGCTACCACGGGGTGACCGGCTTCGCCCTTCCCGCAACCGGCAGGGAGGTGTATCGAAAACCCTTCGCGCCCCTGGCGCCGGGGTACAAGCATGTGCCCATCAACGATATTAAGGCGGTAAAGGAAGCCGTCACGGAGGAGAGCGCGGCGATCATGCTAGAGCCGATTCAGGGGGAGGGGGGCATCGTCCCCGCCGACGACGACTACCTCAGGGAGCTTCGGGCGATCTGCGACGAGAACGAGATGCTCCTTATCTTCGACGAGGTTCAAACCGGCTTCGGCCGTACCGGAAAGATGTTCTGCGCCGAGCACAGCGGCGTGACGCCGGACATCATGGTGTTCGCAAAATCCCTGTCGGGAGGGCTTTATCCCATATCATGCGCGATCTTCACCGAGGAGATCAGCGATTTTCTCATGGCCCATCCCTTTATCATCATCAACTCGTTCGGCGGTACATCTCTTGCCTGTCTTGTCGCGCTGGCCGCGATAGAGTACATCGAAGAGAACGATCTTCCCGGTCATGCGGAAAAGATGGGCGCCCGGTTCATGAAGGGGCTTTCAAAATTAAAGGAGAAGTACCCGGAGCTGGTGCTGGACGTTCGAGGGAAGGGCTTGATGCTGGGCATGGAGTTCCCGGAAGACAGCATCGGCCCCCGGATGGCGTATCAGCTCAGGCAGAACGGCGTCATCTCTATATACACCTTCAACAACCCCCGTATCATACGGATTATGCCGACCCTGGTCATCACCCCGGACGAGGTGGATTTTGTGATGAAGGCCTTTGATGCGTCTCTCAAGGAGATTCAGGCTCAGGAAGATAAACTGAAAAAATGA
- a CDS encoding threonylcarbamoyl-AMP synthase, with product MQILKINPDNPQQRLVNLVVEAFKDGGVVAYPTDTIYGIGCDIFQKGALERLYQIKGKDPNKPLSLIVADFKDISNYGTMTNEAFQLMKTLTPGPYTFILEASRKVPKDILSKRKTVGIRIPDNNICIAMAQTLGNPIITTSVRNPANELFNDAEEIADRLSGKIDLVVDGGRISPHHSTILDLTGKEPVIEREGKGDVSFLME from the coding sequence ATGCAAATTCTCAAAATTAATCCGGATAATCCGCAACAGCGCCTCGTCAATCTGGTAGTCGAGGCGTTTAAGGACGGAGGCGTTGTTGCGTATCCCACAGACACCATCTATGGGATCGGGTGTGACATTTTTCAGAAAGGGGCCCTCGAACGCCTGTATCAGATAAAGGGGAAAGACCCGAATAAACCCCTGAGCCTGATCGTTGCGGATTTTAAGGACATTAGCAACTACGGCACAATGACAAACGAGGCGTTTCAACTGATGAAAACGCTGACGCCGGGTCCATATACGTTTATTCTTGAGGCGTCGCGAAAGGTTCCGAAGGACATACTCTCAAAACGCAAAACCGTCGGCATTCGCATACCTGACAACAATATCTGCATCGCCATGGCCCAGACGCTGGGAAACCCGATTATCACCACCAGTGTCAGGAATCCCGCGAACGAGCTTTTCAATGATGCGGAAGAAATTGCGGATCGGCTGAGTGGGAAAATCGATCTGGTGGTGGACGGCGGGCGTATATCGCCCCATCATTCCACGATACTTGATCTAACCGGAAAAGAACCGGTCATTGAGCGGGAGGGAAAGGGGGACGTCTCATTTCTGATGGAATAG
- a CDS encoding SCP2 sterol-binding domain-containing protein — MATSEEIMEALTDFTEQCNTNKRLRRMQRDWTKLLHYVATDTGDSFTMEVIEGEIIKNEAGTNGTPDVVVETDSETMCDMFWGDLNPTQKYLRGEIKVKGTQEDVMRIDAITAVIWPEV; from the coding sequence ATGGCGACATCTGAAGAAATTATGGAGGCCTTGACGGATTTTACCGAGCAATGCAACACCAACAAACGGCTCAGACGCATGCAGCGGGACTGGACGAAACTGTTGCATTATGTGGCGACAGATACCGGTGATTCTTTCACAATGGAGGTTATCGAGGGGGAGATCATCAAAAACGAGGCCGGCACCAACGGCACACCCGACGTCGTCGTCGAGACAGACAGCGAGACCATGTGCGACATGTTCTGGGGCGACCTGAACCCGACACAGAAATACCTCAGGGGAGAGATCAAGGTGAAGGGCACCCAGGAAGATGTCATGCGCATCGACGCCATTACCGCCGTCATCTGGCCGGAGGTATGA